One window of the Rufibacter radiotolerans genome contains the following:
- the hisS gene encoding histidine--tRNA ligase: MSKDKPSIPKGTRDFGPATVVKRNHIFSVIKRTFEKFGFLPLETPAMENLSVLTGKYGDEGDQLIFKILNSGDFLSKVTAPDLEAGYKPLTRRIAEKALRYDLTVPFARYVVMNRNEIAFPFKRYQIQPVWRADRPQRGRYREFYQCDADVVGTNSLLCEAEIILMMDEVLSTLGLDDFTIKFNHRGLLAGMAEVIGANGREADLCVAIDKLDKVGQEAVNEELRQKGITEEAITQLQPILGLTGNVVDLLPQLDRLMVGSEEGQRGVQDIRQMLTFLESFQLRNAKIELDVTLARGLSYYTGCIFEVKVNNVQMGSISGGGRYDNLTGMFGLPGVSGVGFSFGVDRIFDVLEELNLFPQESQTITQVLIANFDEVSMRYALPVLQQLRAADISTELYPDSTKLKKQMAYADQKQIPYVVLIGSEEMASGLLNLRNMRTGEQQSLSLEQILQTLSPNATA; encoded by the coding sequence ATGAGCAAAGACAAACCTTCCATCCCCAAGGGCACCCGTGATTTCGGGCCGGCCACGGTGGTGAAACGCAACCATATTTTTTCCGTCATCAAGCGCACCTTTGAGAAATTTGGGTTCCTTCCGCTGGAAACCCCAGCCATGGAGAACCTGTCAGTGCTCACCGGCAAGTACGGTGATGAGGGAGATCAGCTTATCTTCAAGATCCTGAACTCCGGCGATTTCCTGAGCAAGGTCACTGCCCCGGACCTGGAAGCCGGCTATAAGCCGCTTACCCGCAGAATAGCGGAGAAAGCCCTGCGCTATGATCTCACAGTGCCTTTTGCGCGCTACGTGGTCATGAACCGCAATGAGATTGCCTTCCCGTTTAAGCGTTACCAGATCCAGCCCGTATGGCGCGCCGACCGCCCCCAACGGGGACGGTATCGGGAGTTTTACCAGTGCGATGCCGATGTGGTGGGCACCAATTCCTTGCTCTGCGAAGCCGAGATTATTCTCATGATGGACGAGGTGCTGAGCACCTTAGGGCTGGACGATTTTACCATCAAGTTTAACCACCGCGGATTGCTGGCCGGCATGGCCGAAGTGATTGGTGCCAATGGCCGTGAAGCGGATCTGTGCGTGGCCATTGACAAGCTGGACAAGGTGGGCCAGGAAGCCGTGAACGAGGAACTCCGCCAAAAAGGAATCACGGAAGAAGCTATCACCCAGCTCCAGCCCATCCTGGGTCTTACCGGAAACGTAGTGGACCTGCTTCCGCAGCTGGACCGTTTGATGGTAGGCTCCGAGGAAGGCCAGCGCGGGGTGCAGGACATCCGGCAGATGCTGACATTCCTGGAAAGCTTTCAGCTCCGTAACGCCAAAATTGAACTTGACGTGACCTTGGCCCGGGGACTCTCCTATTACACCGGCTGTATCTTTGAGGTAAAAGTCAACAACGTGCAGATGGGCAGCATCAGTGGCGGTGGCCGGTATGATAACCTGACCGGAATGTTTGGCTTGCCAGGCGTTTCGGGCGTTGGTTTCTCCTTTGGGGTAGACCGCATCTTTGATGTGCTGGAAGAGCTTAACCTGTTCCCGCAGGAAAGCCAGACCATTACGCAAGTACTGATCGCTAACTTTGACGAGGTCTCCATGCGGTACGCCCTGCCGGTATTGCAACAATTGCGGGCGGCTGACATCTCTACGGAGCTATACCCAGATTCAACTAAGCTAAAAAAGCAAATGGCCTACGCAGACCAGAAACAGATCCCGTATGTGGTGTTGATTGGCTCTGAGGAAATGGCCAGCGGATTGCTGAATTTGCGCAACATGCGCACCGGCGAGCAGCAAAGCCTTAGCTTAGAGCAGATCCTTCAAACGTTATCCCCTAACGCAACCGCATAA